In Magnolia sinica isolate HGM2019 chromosome 12, MsV1, whole genome shotgun sequence, a single genomic region encodes these proteins:
- the LOC131221354 gene encoding uncharacterized protein LOC131221354 isoform X2: protein MEAVVIVQEALSDSECIFSNPSKWLRKIVMDKSWIHLPRVSYAYLNGAAKFLDFAFANASNRGRIRCPCKNCNNNFWVSREVAYDHIMCDGFNTSYTYWRFHGEDTFSSMPITTNVTGDNPDPHDDMHGLLYDAFGFSNLNGQESDAGHAPYGPTQGQNTKAQQFFKLLEDADQELYPGYKKFTKLSFVVKLYHIKCLVRWSDKSFTMLLELLKEGLPEGETLPKSFYETKKIISELGLKYNKIDACPNACMLYWKNGMPVDEASSRAMEQLNERTSQQPEASHNSTTRKDVFSEVMGDERHGRVRTYGCFS, encoded by the exons GAAGCTTTGTCAGACTCAGAGTGTATTTTCAGCAATCCGTCGAAGTGGCTAAGGAAGATAgttatggataagagttggattcatcTGCCAAG GGTGAGCTACGCATACTTAAATGGAGCTGCAAAATTCCTAGATTTTGCATTTGCAAATGCAAGTAATAGAGGGAGGATCCGATGTCCATGTAAGAACTGTAACAATAACTTCTGGGTGTCTCGAGAAGTAGCATATGATCATATCATGTGTGATGGATTTAATACGAGTTACACCTACTGGCGTTTCCATGGGGAAGATACGTTTTCTTCCATGCCTATTACCACAAATGTCACAGGTGATAATCCAGATCCACACGATGATATGCACGGATTATTATACGATGCGTTCGGTTTTTCAAATCTAAATGGTCAAGAGAGTGATGCGGGCCACGCGCCATATGGACCTACACAGGGGCAGAACACTAAAGCacaacaatttttcaaattgttaGAAGATGCTGATCAGGAATTGTATCCAGGTTACAAGAAATTCACTAAGCTTTCTTTCGTTGTGAAACTATATCACATAAAGTGCCTTGTTCGATGGAGTGATAAATCATTCACCATGTTACTTGAATTGTTGAAGGAGGGACTTCCCGAGGGTGAAACATTGCCAAAGTCTTTCTATGAAACCAAGAAGATCATTAGCgagttgggcctcaaatataataaaattgatgCATGTCCCAATGCTTGTATGTTGTATTGGAAGAATGGGATGCCTGTGGATGAGGCCTCATCAAGAGCAATG GAACAACTAAATGAACGAACTTCGCAGCAGCCAGAGGCTTCACATAACAGCACTACGAGGAAAGATGTATTCTCGGAAGTCATGGGTGACGAACGACATGGCCGTGTCCGCACTTACGG GTGTTTCAGCTAA
- the LOC131221354 gene encoding uncharacterized protein LOC131221354 isoform X1, whose protein sequence is MEAVVIVQEALSDSECIFSNPSKWLRKIVMDKSWIHLPRVSYAYLNGAAKFLDFAFANASNRGRIRCPCKNCNNNFWVSREVAYDHIMCDGFNTSYTYWRFHGEDTFSSMPITTNVTGDNPDPHDDMHGLLYDAFGFSNLNGQESDAGHAPYGPTQGQNTKAQQFFKLLEDADQELYPGYKKFTKLSFVVKLYHIKCLVRWSDKSFTMLLELLKEGLPEGETLPKSFYETKKIISELGLKYNKIDACPNACMLYWKNGMPVDEASSRAMEQLNERTSQQPEASHNSTTRKDVFSEVMGDERHGRVRTYGLGPSPFDIWGTTSHSV, encoded by the exons GAAGCTTTGTCAGACTCAGAGTGTATTTTCAGCAATCCGTCGAAGTGGCTAAGGAAGATAgttatggataagagttggattcatcTGCCAAG GGTGAGCTACGCATACTTAAATGGAGCTGCAAAATTCCTAGATTTTGCATTTGCAAATGCAAGTAATAGAGGGAGGATCCGATGTCCATGTAAGAACTGTAACAATAACTTCTGGGTGTCTCGAGAAGTAGCATATGATCATATCATGTGTGATGGATTTAATACGAGTTACACCTACTGGCGTTTCCATGGGGAAGATACGTTTTCTTCCATGCCTATTACCACAAATGTCACAGGTGATAATCCAGATCCACACGATGATATGCACGGATTATTATACGATGCGTTCGGTTTTTCAAATCTAAATGGTCAAGAGAGTGATGCGGGCCACGCGCCATATGGACCTACACAGGGGCAGAACACTAAAGCacaacaatttttcaaattgttaGAAGATGCTGATCAGGAATTGTATCCAGGTTACAAGAAATTCACTAAGCTTTCTTTCGTTGTGAAACTATATCACATAAAGTGCCTTGTTCGATGGAGTGATAAATCATTCACCATGTTACTTGAATTGTTGAAGGAGGGACTTCCCGAGGGTGAAACATTGCCAAAGTCTTTCTATGAAACCAAGAAGATCATTAGCgagttgggcctcaaatataataaaattgatgCATGTCCCAATGCTTGTATGTTGTATTGGAAGAATGGGATGCCTGTGGATGAGGCCTCATCAAGAGCAATG GAACAACTAAATGAACGAACTTCGCAGCAGCCAGAGGCTTCACATAACAGCACTACGAGGAAAGATGTATTCTCGGAAGTCATGGGTGACGAACGACATGGCCGTGTCCGCACTTACGGGTTAGGTCCCTCTCCTTTTGATATATGGGGCACAACATCCCACAGTGTCTAG